Part of the Polyangiaceae bacterium genome, TTTGCCGTCGAGGACGTCGCCCTGCTTCACCGGTGCGCCGGATTTGGAGACGGAGTCCGGAGGTTGTGCCTCGCCGGGCATGACGCGCGGGCAGGAGTGTAACATGTCGCCCTGCGAGGGCCATGAGAACGGGCTCTCAGCGTTCCGGCTCGACGGTCGGCTCCTGACGCCCGCTCGAGAGCTCGACGAACTCGCACGAGCTGGGGTCGTAGTCGAAGACCTGCCCTGTCCCGATTTTGAACACCCACGCGCTGATGTGCAGCGTGCCGGCGACGAGCCGGTTCTCGATGAAGTCGAACTGGCGCAGGTGCTCGACCTGGAGCAGTACGTTCTCCTGAATGGCAGCCGTCGCGAGCGCTTCTCCGGTCAGGTCCGAGTAGCGCTCGCTCAGGATGCTCTTGAGCCGGGTCGCGCCGGCGACCCAGCGGCTCACGTAGGGCAAGTGGGCGACGGTCTCGGGGTGCAAGATGGCTTGGATGGCGCCGCACTGCGTGTGCCCACAGACGATGACGTTCTCGACCCCCAGCACCTCGACCGCATACTCCATCGCCGCCGCGGTGGCGCCCGGCAGAGTCGGCGGCGGCACGACGTTGCCCACGTTGCGGATCAGGAAGAGCTCACCTGGGGCAGCGTTGGTGATCAGATCCGGAACCACCCGCGAGTCCGAGCAGGTGATGAACAACGTCTCGGGTCTCTGACCCGCCGTCGCCAGCTGCTCGAAGAGCTGGCGGTGGGTCGCGAAGTATCCGCTCTGGAACGAGTGGATGCCCTTGGCGAGCTTCTGCATCGCTGCTGTCTAGCCCAATTTCGCCCGAGCGGGCAGCGGCCTCCTCCGGGTGCGCTCTTCGGGAGCGTGGTAGGTTTGGAGGCATGCAGCGGCCGCTGGCCATGGCTCTCGCGGCTCTCCTCGCGGCGTGCCAGGGGGATCCCGTCGGAGAGGCGCCGGGCGACGGCGGCACGTCCGACGCGAGCGACGGCGGCCCGAGCCTCTGGACCCTCGTCTACGACGATCCAAAGGCAGCGCTCGACGACGCGCTGCACGACATCTACGCGCCGTCGGCCGATGACCTGTGGGTGGTGGGCAAGAATCAACAGATCCTGCGCTGGGCCGGCGGGAAGTGGGATCCGTTCTCGCAGATCCCGGGCGCGCACCTGTACGGGATCTGGGGCGAGAGCAGCGCGGCGCTGACCGCGGTCGGGGCGGCCGCGTTCGACTTGTCGCCCATCGTGCTCGACTACGACGGCGGCATGTGGATCTCGGGCGCGCCGTTCCCGCCCAGCCTCCCGGCGCTGACGGACGTCTGGGGCAAAGGGACGCAGCGCTACTTCACCGGGCTCGCGGGCCAGATCTTCCAGGACGACCCGGTCAACCATCCGAACGACCGCTATCACCTGGCCGTGGTCACGGGCGGCTGCCCCACGGGGAGCGAGCCGAGCCCGACCCTCAACGCCATCGACGGCAGCTCGTTCGAGAACATCCTGGCTGCAGGCGACTCGGCGGTGCTCGCGCACAAGGACGCGAGCGGCTGGATCCGGCTGTGCGGCCCCGACCTGAAGGTGAGCTACGCCTCCGTGTTCCGTCTGCCCGGCACGAGCACCTTCTTCGTCGGCGCGAACTTCCTGGGGCTCTCGTGGTTCCTCGAGCGGAACAAGCCCCTCGCGCAGGTCTACCAGAACCTCGCGATCCCCGAGGCCGACAAGGCGTACATCCAGCGCATCACCGGGGACGCCTCGCAGGTCGTGGCGGTCGGTGATCGCGGCACGGTCCTGTATTTCGACCTGAAGACCGACCCGCGACCTCTACCGTCGCCGACCGACGACGCGCTCTACGGGGTCGCGCTGGCAGGCTCGGACACGCTCTACGTCTGCGGCCGCAAGAACCGAGTCTGGCGCGCGTCGCTCGCTGCGCTGGCGGCGTCGGGGATGTGAGGACGGTTTGAGTCTCTGGATGCTGCGCTGCTACCTGGGCGACTTTCGGACGCTCCTGACCGGCGGCAGCGCGGGTGTGCTCCAGCTCATGTACCCGCCGCTCGGCGCGGCCGTCGCCGCACAATCCGACTTCTTCGGCGATCCGTTCGGTCGCGTGTACCGCTCCGTCCCGCAGATCTGGGCGACCGTGCTGGCGCCCGACGGCGCGGAGCGCGCGCGCCGGATCCGCGACCTGCACCGCTCGATCCAGGGCACAGACGCCAGCGGTCGGCCCTTCCACGCGCTCGATCCCGAGACCTACTGGTGGGCGCACGCCACGTTCACCTGGGAGGTCTTCGAGGCGATCCGGCTGTTCTTCCCCGGCGGTCTCGGCGGCGTCGACGTGGAGCGCCTCTACGCGGACAGCGTCGGTTGGTACGAGCTCTACGGAGTCAGCTCACGCCCGGTACCGCCCGATTACCGCGCGTTCTTGGCGAAGTTCGACGACGTCTGCGCGACCACCCTGGAGATGACCCCGGCGGCGGCGCGCACTCTCGAGATGGCGCTCGCCGGACAGTGGCGTCCGCCGCTGATTCGCACGAACTTCAGGGATCCGCTGAGCAAGGGCGCCGGTCGCGCGCTGGTGATCGGCGCGCTGCCGGCCTTGGTGCGGCGGCGCTTCGACATCCCCTGGACGCGCTGGGATCAGCGGCGCTTCCGGCTGGTGTGCGGCGTGGTGCGGCAGGGCTTCCGCTACGTCCCCAAGCAGGTGCACCGCCGCGCCCTGAACCTCGGGCTGCGCTACGTCGGCGTCTCGACGCGCGCGGAGCGCTTCGTGCCCGGAGCCCAAGGCGACGGCGCGCCGCCTCGGTCATGACGGGCGCGCCTTGCTCCCGTCTTTCGCCTCGACGCACGCCCGCGCGCGCGCCAGCAAGAGCTCCCGCTCGCGCGTGTTGTGCGCGAGCGACGCGGCGCGCTCGAGCTCGGCGCGTGCCTCACTGGTGCGGCCCAGCTTCATGAGCAGGTCCCCGCGGACGCTGGGCAAGAGGTGGTACGCGCGCAGCGCGGGCTCCTCGACCAGCGCGTCCACCAGCTCCAGGCCGGCGGCGGCGCCGAACGCCATCGACACCGCAACGGCGCGGTTGAGCTCGACCACGGGCGACCCAGTCAGCTGGGCGAGGGCGTCGTAGAGCGCCACGATCTTCTTCCAGTAAGTCTCCGCGCCGCTCGGGGCGCGTGCATGGCACGCGGCTATCGCCGCCTGGAGCGCGTAGGGGCCGAGCGGCTGGGCCAGGGACTCCGCCCCGGAGAGCGCCGCGAGCCCGCGTTGGATGAGCAGCCGATCCCAGCGGGCGCGGTCCTGGTCGAGGAGCAGGATCGGCTCGCCCGAGGGGCCAACCCGCGCCCGGGCGCGCGACGCCTGAAGCTCCATCAGGGCGACCAGCGACGTCGCGAACGAGGCGCACGAGCCCGCCGATCAACCGAGGTGACTCGATGCGCCAGACCGCTTCGATGGCCTCGCGCGTCGCACGGCTCACGTGCGGTAGGCCTTCTCGAGCTCTGCGATGTCGAGCTTCACCATCTTCAAGAGTGCGTCCGTCACCCGCCTCGAGCGAGCCGGGTCCTGGTCGTACATCATCTCGTCGAGGGCCCGCGGCACGATCTGCCAGCGCACACCGAACCGGTCGATGAGCCAGCCGCACGCCTGCGGCTTGCCGCCTCCTTCGAGGAGCGCGTCCCAGTAGCGGTCGAGCTCGGTCTGGTCGTCGCAGGCCACGACCAGCGAGATGGCGTCGTTGAACTCGTGGTGCGGCCCGGCGCTGATGGCCTGGAACCGCTGACCGAAGAGCGTGAAGTCCACGACCTTCACCGAGCCCGGTGGGCCGCTCGGCGACTCGCTCAGGAGCGGCGTGACCCGGTCGACCCGCGAGTCTGGGAAGACGGAGGCGTAGAACCGGGCCGCCTCCTCGGCCTCCTTCGCGTACCAGAGGTGCGGAAATATCTTTGCGCGAGCCATCGTCGTCCTCCTCACGACTTCTGCTGCTGCTCGATCTGGGCGCGCAAGCGTTCCTCTTGGGCGCGCAGCTCCGGCGTGAGCTCCTGGCCGAAGTCCTCGGCCTCGAAGACCGGCCGGAGCTCCAGGACCGACTCCTCGCCGGGCATCGGGTCGGGACAGCGCCGGGCCCACTCGAGCGCCTCGTCCATGCTCTTCACCTGCCACAGCCAGAATCCGGCGATGAGCTCCTTCGTCTCGGCGAAGGGACCATCGATGGCGGTCTTCTTGCCAGCGGTGAAGACGACGCGCTTGCCCTTCGAGCTCGGGTGGAGCCCCTCGCCTGCGAGCATCACGCCGGCCTTCACCAGCTCCTCGTTGTACTTGCCCATGTCGGCGAGCAGCTTCTCGCTGGGCATCACGCCCGCCTCGGAGCTCTTCGTCGCCTTGACGATCACCATCACTCGCATCGTTCTGCCCTCTTCGGTTGGTTGGGGTTCGATCAGGCGACGAACGAGCGCGGCCCGGATCGACATGTCCCGGCAGATTTCTAGAGCACCGCGCCTGTGCCCCACGAAAGCCCAACCTTTTCGAGCGGTTAGCCGTGCCAAGGCAGCAAGAGTCGAGTCACAGCGAGCCGACCTGCGGCTTCGCTTCGTCGAAGCCCATGTTCAAGAGCGGGCTCCACTCGAGCACGCCGTCCTCGGCGTGGTTCAACAGCCCAATCTGCAGCCCGCGCAGCCGCTTGGCGTGGTTGAACAGGCCGATCTGGACGCCGCTCACCCGGTCGCCGACGTTCACCGCGCCGAGCTGCACCCCGTGCAGGGTCTGGGCGTAGTTGCCGCCACCCAGCTGCGCGCCCGTGTGCTGCTCGAAGGCGAGGTTCGCCAGGCCGAGCTGCCCGCCCGTGGAGCGCTCGGAGATGCTCGCAGCGCCGATCTGCGCGAGGCCGCGGAACGTCTCGGCGCCGGCGAACAACCCGATCTGAAGGCCGCCGCTGAAGTCGTGCGCAGCGCTCATGGCTCCGACTTGCGCCACGCCGCGGAACTCGTTGGCGTAGTTCAGCAGGCCGAACTGGCCCAAGGCCCAGAGCTCGGTGTCGTCGCCCCGGCTCTCGAACAGGCCCTTGCCCTGGCCGTTGACCACGCCGATCTGCGCGAGCCCGACGAAGGACCCGGCGGAGCGGTTGTAGCCACCGAGCTGGAGCGCGCCGGCGAAGGACTCGTCCGTCAGGTTGTACCCGCCGAGCTGCATCAGCCCTGCGAAGCTCTGGGCACGGTTGTAGCCGGCGAGCTGCAACACCCCGCCGAACTCCTGGCTGCGGTTGTGACCCAAGGTGAGCTGCCCCAACCCGTAAAAGTAGCGCGCGCGGTTCTCTCCCAGGCTCACCTGGGCCACGCCCCCGAGCTCGTCGGAGAGGTTGCGCCCGAGCGCGAGCTGCGCGACGCCGTAGTGACTCCCGGCGTCGTTCCGGATCAGCGACAGCGAAGCTACGCCGTAGAAGCGCTCGGTGCGACTCTGCGCCGCGGCCAGCGTCGCGATGCCGACGAAGGTGTCACGGTGCGTGCGCAGGCCTGCGTCGAGCACGTACCAGTTGCTCGGGCGCTCTTCGGCGACCACCAGATCCGGGCTCGGCGGGGCTCCGGGGCCGCAGCCCGGCGCAGTGCAGGGTGGCGCGTCGAGCACCTTCTGCTCTCGGGTGTCTCGCCCCTCACTCCCGTCAACCGCGATCGCGGCGCCCGCCGGCCGAGTGCCGATGTCATCCTCGTCCGCGCTGCGAGCGCCCGCGGGCGTCGCCAGCGCCATCCACCCGAGCACGTTCAGAACCAAGAAAGCCGAGCTTCGCATGATGCCCGGGGCAACGCCTGGCGGGCTCGGGGCTTACACCCGACCGCGGTCAGCCACCCTCCGGCGGCGAGTCCCAGTCCGTCACGGACTCGCCCTTCTCGATCGAGAGGATGTCGATGGCCGCCGCGGCGCCGTCGCCGGCGCTGATGATGGCCTGGCTGCGACCAGGTCGCGTCGAGCGCCCGACGGCGTACACCCCGGGCACGGCGGTGCGCCCGTTCTTGTCCGTGGCGAGCCCCGTCGCCGGATCGTGGGAGAGGCCGAGCATCTGCGCGAGGCGCGGCGACTTGCCCTCCGACAGGATCACGTAGCGCGCTCGGACGGTCGCGCCGTCTTCGAGCGTCGCCTGGAACCCGTCTCCCTGCTTCGCGAGGGCCTCGACGCGCGTGCCCAGGACCTTCGCGCCGAGCGCGGCGACCTGCCGGCGCGCGACGGCTTGGAAGTCGCTGCCGAGGATCTCGGGGATGCCCAGGTAGTTCCTGAGCAGCGCGGCGTGCATCGCCGTCTTGTCCTGGCCGTGAACGACCACGTCCATGCCGTTCTTCGCGAGGAAGAGCGCGGCGCTCAGGCCGCCCGGACCGTCTCCGATCACCAACACGTCGGTCATGCGCTTGATATCGAGAAGCGCCGGCCCGATGTCAACTCGAGGCCTGCACACGACCGCTGCGACACCACGGCCAAGATGGCTCGAGGGACCGGGGCGGCGGGGCCACGCGGCAGCCCTTTCGTTCAATCCTCGGTGGGTGCCCGTGGGTAGGTTCGAGCCCTGACCTCGCTCGGGAGACCCTCATGAAAGCCATCGTTCAAGACCGCTATGGATCGGCCGACGTACTGCAACTCCGGGAGATCGATCGTCCTCGGCCGCGCGCGGGCGAGGTCATCGTCCGGGTCCACGCCGCGGGCATCGACTTCGGGGTGTGGCACCTGATGGAGGGGGTGCCCTACGCGGTGCGACTCGCCTTTGGCCTGCGCCGACCGAAGAACCCCGTGCGCGGGATCGAGCTAGCGGGGGTGGTCGAGGAGGTGGGCACGAACGTGACCACCTTCGCACCGGGCGACGAGGTCTTCGGCGTCGGGGAGGGATCCTTCGCCGAGTACGCGCGCGCCTCCGTCTCCAAGCTCCTGCACAAGCCCCCGAACCTCGGCTTCGCGGAGGCGGCGGCCGTGCCCGTGTCAGCGACGACCGCCCTCACGGGCCTCCGCGCGGCGGGGCTCGAAGCAGGGCAGACGGTGCTCATCACGGGTGCGGGCGGCGGCGTCGGCTCCTACGCGGTGCAGCTCGCGCGCGCGATGGGCGCCGAGGTGACCGGCGTCTGCAGCACGGCGAAGCTGGACTTCGTGCGTTCTCTGGGCGCGGCGCACGTCATCGACTACACGCGCGAGGACGCCACCGCGGGCGACCGCACCTACGACGTCATCATCGACCTCGCGGGCAGCCGCAGTGTGTCCGCCCTGCGCCGCGCGCTCGCGCCGACGGGGACTCTGGTGATCCTCGGGGGAGAGGGCGGGGGCAAGTGGCTCGGCATGGGTCGCCAGGTCTGGGCGCAGATCGTCGGCGTCACGACCCGACAGACGTTCCGATCGCCCATCGGGCTCGTGAACCAGAAGGACCTCGCTACCCTCGGGGAGATGCTCGAGGCGGGAAACCACGGAGTCACCCATGCGCTGGTCCAGGAGGTGTGCGTCGAGCGCAGCAGCGCGGCGCGGCGCCAGCGGTGGCATCAGCGCGTTGCCGCGGCGCTCGAGCGCGACCTCTTGGCCGGCGAGAGCCCGCACCTCCTCGCCCAGCATTTCGAGGCTGCGGGCGATGCGGCGCGAGCGGTTCCCGCTTATGCGGCAGCGGGACGACAGGCCGGCCTCCGATACGCCACCTCCGACGCCATCGCCCTGTGCGCCCGCGCGCTGGATCTGCTGCCCCGCTTGCCCGCGGGCCGTGAGCGCGACCGTCTCGAGCTCGAGATCCTGGGGACCATGTGCCGACAGGTGAGCTCCACCTCGTTCAAGACGACCTTCGCCGGCCGGGAGCCGCTCTCGGTCTATTCGAGGGCCATCGAGATCGCGCGCACGCTCGATGACTCGCCGAGCGTGTACGCAGCGCTCACGCGGCTGTGCAACTACCACATGATCACTGCCGACTACCGCCAGGCGGCGGAGCTGCACGGTGAGCTCGAGGCGATCGAGCAAGCCCACGAGCTGGATCCGGTGCTTCTCCACTCCGGGATCTTCGCCCGGGCGTATACCGCGTTCTTCACCGCCGACCTCGGCAGCGCGGTTCGCCTGCTCGAACAGCTAGCTCCCTCGGAGCACGAGCGGTCTGTGTTTCACGCGAACCTCCCCGGTAGGACGCTCGCTCTGGGCCATCTCGCGTGCGTGCGCTGGGTCATGGGGGACGCCGAGCGCGCCCTGGCCGAGGCGCAGGCGACGATCGACCTCGCGGCGAGGACCGGAGTCCCGGTCCTGCCAGCGCTCGGGCACGTGGTCCGCGCGAGGCTCCGGTACCTGCGTCGCGATCCGCTGCCGATCGCCGAGGTGGAGGCGATCGAGGCAGTCCGGGTCGCGGCGCCCGATCTGGGGCTCCAGACGGAGGCAAAGGCCTTCGCGCTGTGGGCGAAGGCCCGCCGCGCCCCGCTCTCGCTCGAGGAGATTCGGCCACTCCTCGACGACCTGAACCAGCGGCTGACCGAAGTCTCGACATGCTCCACGTTGCTCGGGCAGGTCCTGATCGACGTGTTGAGGGCGTCCGGGCACGCTGCGGAGGCGAGCCGCCTCACCGGCGAGATCATCTCCTTCGCGATCAGCCACGACGAGAGCGTGTTCCTACCGGAGCTGCTCCGGATCCGCGGCGAGCAGGTGGAACGCACGAACCCCGCCGCGGCGGCGAAGGACTATCTCGAGGCCCTGGAGCTCGCCCGGACTACGGGGGCGCAGAGTCTGGAGCGTCGCGCGATGGAAAACCTCTCCGCGCTCCAGGCTTCCGCTAGGGCAGGTGGTGCAGCGCCTCGGCGGGGCTCGAGGCGAACCTGAGCGGGGCGGCCCTCGCCGCGCGCCATGCCGCGCTGAGCCCCATCGCCGGCTCCCGGCCTGACTGCGTCCGACGCGCTGGACTGGCGCAGCGGTTGCGCGAACGCCCGCCGAGACCCGGCCAGGAGGCGCAACTGGCGCTCGCCTGCGTCTGTTCTCGAGCGCTCGTGGCCTGAACCGGTGCCAAACTTGCGCGGGAGGCGAGCGCGGGCGCAAAGCTCGCGCGGGGATCGGACTGTCAGTGGATAAAAATATCCATTGAATTCGACTTGATCCTGGTCAAGTTGGGGGTTCGTTGCGGCTGGCACGGCGCGTGAAAGGCGGGGGCAAGCCGGGAAGAACCCAGCTCTGACGCTGCGCCCGGCATCCGAACCCCTTGCCGGAGGTCCGTCCATGCGACCCGTGTCCGCACTACTTTCTGTCGTTGCCCTGCTCGCCGCCTTCGGTTGCGGCCGCTCCCCGGATGTCCAGCGCGAGCGCCTCGGCTCGACCGGTGGCTCCGAGAAGGGGGACTTCGGCCCGGCCGTCGGGGCGCCGGTGGTCGCCGAGCTCACCGATGCGCCCAGAGTTCCGAGACCCGTGGAGCGCAAGAAGCCGGCCCACGTCGTGGTGGAGCTCGAGACGCGCGAGCTCGAGCTGCCCATCGCCAACGGCGCCACGTACACGTTCTGGACGTTCGGCGGCAAGGTGCCGGGGCAGTTCATCCGCGTGCGGCAAGGCGACACCGTGGAGGTGCGGCTGAAGAATCACCCCGACAGCAAGATGCCGCACAACGTCGACCTGCACGCGGTGACCGGACCTGGCGGAGGAGCGGAGAGCTCCTTCACTTCCCCGGGATACGAGACGAAGTTCTCGTTCAAGGCGCTCAACCAGGGCCTCTTCGTCTACCACTGTGCGACCGCGCCCGTCGGCATGCACATCGCGAACGGGATGTACGGCCTGATCTTGGTCGAGCCCCCGGAAGGCCTGCCCCCCGTCGATCACGAGTACTACGTGATGCAGAGCGAGTTCTACACGGCGGGCAAGTACCGGGAGCCCGGCTTGGCTCGATTCGACGAAGCGAAGGCCATCGACGAGCGCCCCACCTACGTGCTCTTCAACGGTCGGGAGGGCGCGCTCACCGGCGACAATGCGCTGAAAGCCAAGGTCGGGGAGCGCGTGCGGCTCTACGTCGGCAACGGGGGTCCCAACCTGGTGTCGAGCTTCCACGTCATCGGTGAGATCTTCGACAAGGTCTACACCGAGGGCGGGACTCGCCATCAAGAGAACGTCCAGACGACGCTCATTCCGGCCGGCGGCTCGGCGATTGTCGAGTTTCGGGTCGAGGTCCCGGGTGACTACGCGCTGGTGGACCACTCGATCTTCCGCACCTTCCACAAGGGTGCTCTCGGCACGCTCCGCGTGAGCGGCGACGAGAACAAGGCGACCTTCTCCGGGCAGCTCGAAGCCCGCGAATGGAAGCCGAACTGAGGGTCGGATCATGGGCTCCCTCGCACTGATCGGGCTCTCCCTGCTGACGCTGGTGGCGACGAAGCACCCGGACCTCGTCGAGCGAGCGCTCTGGCCCGAGCCCCGCGCCAGCATCGACTGGGTGCGCATTCCGGCCGGCACTCAGCGACCACAGTTCGCGCCGAGTGAGTCCCAGACCGAGATCGCGATCGGAGAGCACGACCTCGCGGACACTCCAGTCACCAACGGGGCCTTCCTGCGCTTCGTGCAGCGTCACCCCGAGTGGCGCCGAGATCGTGTCTCGCGCTTGTTCGCCGACCCTGCGTACCTCGCGCACTGGGCTGCTCCCGATGATCTGGGTGACGCCGGCGCACGGCGCCCGGTCACCCAGGTGAGCTGGTTCGCGGCGAGCGCGTTCTGCGAAGCGGCCGGCGCGCGCCTGCCAACGGAGGCGGAGTGGGAGCGCGTCGCCGCGGAGAGCCCGGCCGCGGAGCAGCTCGCCTGGTACGCCAAGCCGTCCCGGGGCCCCGAGCGTGACGTCGGCGGCGGAGCGGAGAACAGCCTCTCGGTCCACGACATGAACGGCCTGGTCTGGGAGTGGGTGCTCGACTTCAACTCCAACATGGTGACGGCGGACAGCCGTGACACGACCGACAACGACAAGAACACCTTCTGTGGCGCTGGAGCGCTGCGCGCCCGTGATCCGGATGACTATGCAGCGTTCATGCGCATCGCGTTCAGAAGCTCGCTGGAAGCACGTTTCGTCGCCCGGCACCTGGGGTTCCGCTGTGCCCGCGACGTCGAGAAGGAGACCCGATGAACCGTTCCATCTTCACCGTCGCGGCGTGCCTGGCGCTCTCGTGTTGCTCCCGCGCCCCGTCTTCCCCACCCACACCGGAGACCAGCGAGGCGGACGTTCCGCACGCCACGCTGCCAGCCGGTCGAGCCGTGCAGGGAGCGAGCCTCTACCAGGTCTCGATGGAGCTGACGGACCAGGACGGCCAGGCGCTCGGCCTCGACGCCTTCGCCGGGCACCCGGTGATCATCAGCATGTTCTACGGCAGCTGCCCCTTCGCCTGTCCGACGCTGATTTCCGACGTGAAGCGCATCATCGACAAGCTCGACCAGACGACTCGCAAGGACGTGCGCGTGCTGCTGGTGAGCTTCGACCCGGAGCGCGACACGCCAGCGGCCATGAAGGAGCTCGCCGAACGGCATCGCACCGATCAGAGCCTGTTCCGTTTCGCCAGGAGCAGCGAAGCGGACGTCCGCAAGCTCGCCGCGGTGCTCGGCATCCGCTACAAGAAGCTCGACAACGGCGCCATCAACCACTCCACCGTGATCACCGTTCTGGATCGGCGCGGCATGCCCCGCTACCGCATGGATGGCCTCAAAGGGCCTCCCGACGGGGCGGTGAGCGCGCTCGAGCGCGTCGATTCGCCGATCGCTCGTGCTTGGGGCTTGCTGACGGGGGGATGATCCGCTCGCAGTCCGTCGGCCCGGCGTCGCCTGAGGCCGAAGGAGTGCTCTTCGCGGCGACGGCCGTGCGCCTTGCGGCTCGAGCGAGCTCGCGCGTCAGCCGATCAGTGGGTTCCGCGTGCGCAGCTTGGAGAACCGGGAGAAGTCGCGGTCGGCCGTCCAGAGCTCGCTCACGGCGTGCTCCAGACACAGGGCGGCGATTCGGGCGTCGTGCACGCGGGGCCCGACGACCTTCCCGTCCCGGAGCACGGCGTCCAGCGTGCTCCAGTACCCAGTGGTCTCGGCGAGCAGCGCGAGCTTCGGCGATGCGACCCAGCCCTCGACGGCCCGGCGGGCGTCGCTCAGAGACGAGGGCGGATCGAACACACGGGGGTGAGTCGCGATCGCGATGAACTCGTGGATGCAGGGCCACGGAATCGCCCACGGCCGCCGCGAGGCTTCGCGGACGCGCGCCCGAGCGGCGGCGTGCCACGGGGAGTCCGCTCGGTGAGCATAGAGGAGGACGTTGGTGTCGATGGCGATCACGTCCCGCGGCCTTCATACGCCAGATCGCGCAGCGTGCGCACGTCCTCCCAAGAGAGGCCTGGCTGCAGGCCGCGGCCGCGGACCGCGTGCGTGTCGACGCCCTCCGCGTCGCCTTCGCCGTCCGCCTCTGCTGACAGCTTCTCGCGCAGCGCTTCTTCGACCACGACCCGCAACGTCGTCCCACGTTTGGCCGCGAGCTGCTTCGCCCGCCGCAAGATCGGGTCAGCAATATCGATGGTTGTCTTCATATGGGTCAACCATATCGCTGCCCAGCCAGCCCGGCAAGGGCGCCACGAGCCGCGCGCGTGACCGAAGGACCGAGACACGCCCGGTGACGCGCCCTGCCCGCCACGACTCCGCCGCCACTGAAGATACCGCAGCGTCGCGCCTACTTGAGCTGACAGCGCGGGTTGTCGAGGATCACCCAGCGCTGGCCCAGCTTCGCCGGCTCGTCGATGCGGACCTCCGCTTCGCCGCGAGAGCCATTGGGGTGATCGATCGTGACCGTCAGGAACTTGGAGAACGCGACGACTGGACAGTTCGCGTAGGGCCCCGTGACCTTTCCTCCAGCCACGGCCTTCGCTTTGGATCCAGGGGGGACAAATCCGCCGCACCGCCGGATGGCGTACGAGAGCATTTCGCGACCGTCCGGTCTCAGCTTGTCCGCGGCTCCGCAGGCGCTCTCGATCTCCGCCGGAGTGGGGGTGAGCGCCAGCAACGCCTCGAGGTCGCCGGCTGCCAGGGCGTCAAGCACCGCTTGCACCAGCGCATCGCGCGTGGGCGTCGGCACCGGCGCGCGCGGGGGCGGCGCTGCGTCGCTCACGGCATCGACAGTCCCAGCTTCTTGGGGCGGAGCCGGCGCGATCTCCACCGAGGCGTCGGGGACACTCGCACCCGTGGGGTCCGGGGCGGAGACAAGCTCGACCCGGGGCTCCGGCGCGGGCGTCGGACGAGCGTCGCTGGCCGGACGACAGCTCGAGATGGACAGCAGCGCACCGAGCCAAAGGTGGACACGGCGAGCTCGGGACTCGTTCACGAGAGCAGAGAAGCGGAGGGTCCCGGCATCGCTCGGCTCGTCCACACCCATGATCGATCCGCTCTCGAGAACCTGAACTCTAGCACGGTCCGGCCCAAGCTCGCGCCGCGACCGCCCCGTCGCCGCCGCGCGAACCCTCGAGCGACGCGCGAGGCGCGAGCGCGGACCGAGCGCGAGCGCTAACCTGGGCCGCATGCGACGCACGACGGTTCCGG contains:
- a CDS encoding SCO family protein, with translation MNRSIFTVAACLALSCCSRAPSSPPTPETSEADVPHATLPAGRAVQGASLYQVSMELTDQDGQALGLDAFAGHPVIISMFYGSCPFACPTLISDVKRIIDKLDQTTRKDVRVLLVSFDPERDTPAAMKELAERHRTDQSLFRFARSSEADVRKLAAVLGIRYKKLDNGAINHSTVITVLDRRGMPRYRMDGLKGPPDGAVSALERVDSPIARAWGLLTGG
- a CDS encoding formylglycine-generating enzyme family protein, with amino-acid sequence MGSLALIGLSLLTLVATKHPDLVERALWPEPRASIDWVRIPAGTQRPQFAPSESQTEIAIGEHDLADTPVTNGAFLRFVQRHPEWRRDRVSRLFADPAYLAHWAAPDDLGDAGARRPVTQVSWFAASAFCEAAGARLPTEAEWERVAAESPAAEQLAWYAKPSRGPERDVGGGAENSLSVHDMNGLVWEWVLDFNSNMVTADSRDTTDNDKNTFCGAGALRARDPDDYAAFMRIAFRSSLEARFVARHLGFRCARDVEKETR
- a CDS encoding DUF2191 domain-containing protein encodes the protein MKTTIDIADPILRRAKQLAAKRGTTLRVVVEEALREKLSAEADGEGDAEGVDTHAVRGRGLQPGLSWEDVRTLRDLAYEGRGT
- a CDS encoding PIN domain-containing protein; translated protein: MIAIDTNVLLYAHRADSPWHAAARARVREASRRPWAIPWPCIHEFIAIATHPRVFDPPSSLSDARRAVEGWVASPKLALLAETTGYWSTLDAVLRDGKVVGPRVHDARIAALCLEHAVSELWTADRDFSRFSKLRTRNPLIG